One genomic segment of Hevea brasiliensis isolate MT/VB/25A 57/8 chromosome 3, ASM3005281v1, whole genome shotgun sequence includes these proteins:
- the LOC110639159 gene encoding uncharacterized protein LOC110639159 isoform X1 codes for MTSFPSPLERTVASALLLLSNTNPLSPSPELGFDGGSATVMTERSISESSSEENLSSKSHSSSLTSDNDSSKEIRAAHNLRIVAVVARCHEKKFKVVRKRRTKVSWISDHQEVVLALPARASSKSESTEVSSLSSTSSADSSARSRYTIRGMERNQLEVCEKPKKCKVDSGYGSGSNYIRRRAEAILEFLSCGSSSEVRIRQVLGDSPDTSKALRMLLKLEEIKRSGTGGRLDPYLYKVLN; via the exons ATGACTTCGTTTCCTTCTCCTCTTGAACGTACTGTTGCTTCTGCTCTTCTCCTTCTCTCCAACACCAACCCGCTTTCTCCTTCTCCAGA GCTTGGATTTGATGGCGGCTCTGCGACGGTGATGACAGAGAGAAGCATAAGCGAGAGCAGCAGCGAGGAGAATTTGAGCTCAAAATCACACTCTTCATCTCTTACCAGTGACAATGATTCGTCTAAGGAAATTCGAGCGGCCCATAACCTCAGGATCGTCGCTGTTGTGGCTCGATGTCATGAGAAGAAGTTCAAG GTGGTGAGAAAGAGGCGCACCAAGGTCAGCTGGATCTCCGACCACCAGGAAGTCGTCCTTGCTCTGCCTGCGAGGGCTTCTTCAAAATCAGAGTCAACTGAGGTCTCCTCCTTATCAAGCACGTCCAGTGCGGATTCTAGCGCGCGAAGCCGCTACACGATCAGAGGCATGGAAAGGAACCAACTGGAAGTTTGCGAGAAGCCAAAGAAGTGTAAAGTGGACTCTGGTTATGGCTCGGGCTCGAATTACATAAGGCGACGAGCCGAAGCAATTTTGGAATTCCTGTCTTGCGGTAGTTCCTCTGAAGTAAGAATACGCCAAGTGCTCGGTGACAGTCCGGACACTAGCAAAGCTCTCAGAAT GCTGTTAAAGCTGGAAGAGATCAAAAGATCAGGGACAGGAGGACGACTGGATCCCTATCTTTACAAGGTATTAAATTGA
- the LOC110639159 gene encoding uncharacterized protein LOC110639159 isoform X2 has protein sequence MTSFPSPLERTVASALLLLSNTNPLSPSPELGFDGGSATVMTERSISESSSEENLSSKSHSSSLTSDNDSSKEIRAAHNLRIVAVVARCHEKKFKVVRKRRTKVSWISDHQEVVLALPARASSKSESTEVSSLSSTSSADSSARSRYTIRGMERNQLEVCEKPKKCKVDSGYGSGSNYIRRRAEAILEFLSCGSSSEVRIRQVLGDSPDTSKALRMLLKLEEIKRSGTGGRLDPYLYKIA, from the exons ATGACTTCGTTTCCTTCTCCTCTTGAACGTACTGTTGCTTCTGCTCTTCTCCTTCTCTCCAACACCAACCCGCTTTCTCCTTCTCCAGA GCTTGGATTTGATGGCGGCTCTGCGACGGTGATGACAGAGAGAAGCATAAGCGAGAGCAGCAGCGAGGAGAATTTGAGCTCAAAATCACACTCTTCATCTCTTACCAGTGACAATGATTCGTCTAAGGAAATTCGAGCGGCCCATAACCTCAGGATCGTCGCTGTTGTGGCTCGATGTCATGAGAAGAAGTTCAAG GTGGTGAGAAAGAGGCGCACCAAGGTCAGCTGGATCTCCGACCACCAGGAAGTCGTCCTTGCTCTGCCTGCGAGGGCTTCTTCAAAATCAGAGTCAACTGAGGTCTCCTCCTTATCAAGCACGTCCAGTGCGGATTCTAGCGCGCGAAGCCGCTACACGATCAGAGGCATGGAAAGGAACCAACTGGAAGTTTGCGAGAAGCCAAAGAAGTGTAAAGTGGACTCTGGTTATGGCTCGGGCTCGAATTACATAAGGCGACGAGCCGAAGCAATTTTGGAATTCCTGTCTTGCGGTAGTTCCTCTGAAGTAAGAATACGCCAAGTGCTCGGTGACAGTCCGGACACTAGCAAAGCTCTCAGAAT GCTGTTAAAGCTGGAAGAGATCAAAAGATCAGGGACAGGAGGACGACTGGATCCCTATCTTTACAAG ATAGCGTGA
- the LOC110639161 gene encoding probable glycosyltransferase STELLO1 produces MLVQDRTAAPKSPKSPRPLPTTLHPNHNNNNNHHHHQNYRFSPSKSLDFSTWFSENLYKIIICFFLIATVAAVFFLRSTGDTAAFLYLQSKSQPIEKTLPFPHINWNHIPPIADRASIYASFRTEKWIVVSVSDYPSDSLKKLVKIKGWQLLAIGNSKTPSGWALKGAIYLSLEQQASLGFRVVDFVPYDSYVRKSVGYLFAIQHGAKKIFDADDRGEVIGDDLGKHFDVELIGEGARQETILQYSHENVNRTVLNPYIHFGQRSVWPRGLPLENVGEIEHEEFYTEVFGGKQFIQQGISNGLPDVDSVFYFTRKSGLEAFDIRFDEHAPKVALPQGIMVPVNSFNTIYHSSAFWGLMLPVSVSTMASDVLRGYWGQRLLWEIGGYVVVYPPTVHRYDRIEGYPFSEEKDLHVNVGRLIKFLVLWRSTKHRLFEKILELSYAMAEEGFWTEQDVKFTAAWLQDLIAVGYQQPRLMSLELDRPRASIGHGDRREFIPRKLPSVHLGVEETGTVSYEIGNLIRWRKNFANIVLIMFCAGPVERTALEWRLLYGRIFKTVVIFSQQKNEDLVVEEGNLDQLYKHLPKIFHRFSSAEGFLFLKDDTVLNYWNLLQADKTKLWITDKVSQSWSTVSFNGNSDWYGKQAEMVKNVVGSMPVHFQVNYKDAMKSDQSVTICSSEIFYIPHHYVADFVDLVSLVGDLEIHHKIAIPMFFVSMDSPQNFDSVLSTMVYKQKPPSINSTIYSAQAPAVHPWNVSSEQDFIKLVRIMAEGDPLLMELV; encoded by the exons ATGTTGGTCCAGGACCGTACGGCAGCCCCCAAATCACCCAAATCTCCAAGACCCCTCCCTACCACCCTCCATCCAAatcacaacaacaacaacaaccaccaccaccaccagaatTACCGTTTTTCGCCTTCCAAATCCCTTGATTTCTCCACCTGGTTCTCTGAAAACCTTTACAAGATCATAATCTGTTTTTTCCTCATCGCCACTGTCGCCGCTGTCTTCTTCCTTCGGAGTACTGGTGACACTGCTGCCTTTCTCTATCTTCAGTCCAAGTCTCAACCCATTGAGAAAACCCTCCCATTTCCCCATATCAACTGGAATCACATCCCTCCTATTGCCGATAGGGCTTCCATCTATGCCAGTTTTCGAACTGAGAAATGGATCGTTGTTTCGGTCTCTGATTATCCCTCCGATTCGCTTAAGAAACTTGTTAAAATCAAGGGCTGGCAATTGCTGGCTATTGGGAATTCGAAGACCCCGAGTGGTTGGGCGTTAAAGGGCGCCATATACTTGTCTTTGGAGCAGCAAGCGAGTTTGGGGTTTAGGGTTGTGGATTTTGTGCCATATGATTCGTATGTGAGGAAAAGCGTTGGGTATTTATTTGCTATCCAGCATGGGGCCAAGAAGATCTTCGACGCTGATGATCGTGGGGAGGTGATCGGAGATGATTTAGGGAAGCATTTTGATGTGGAATTAATTGGAGAGGGAGCTAGGCAAGAGACTATATTGCAGTACAGTCATGAGAATGTGAATAGGACTGTGTTGAATCCTTACATTCATTTTGGGCAGAGGTCGGTTTGGCCTAGAGGGTTGCCATTGGagaatgtgggtgaaattgaacacGAAGAGTTCTACACTGAGGTTTTTGGTGGGAAACAATTTATACAACAAGGGATTTCGAATGGATTGCCAGATGTTGATTCTGTGTTTTATTTTACTAGGAAATCTGGTTTGGAAGCTTTTGATATTAGATTTGATGAGCATGCCCCTAAAGTAGCATTGCCTCAGGGGATAATGGTACCAGTGAATTCGTTTAATACAATATACCATTCATCGGCTTTTTGGGGTTTGATGCTTCCTGTATCAGTAAGTACAATGGCCTCTGATGTGTTAAGGGGCTATTGGGGACAAAGGCTATTGTGGGAGATCGGTGGCTATGTTGTGGTTTATCCACCTACTGTACATAGATATGATAGGATTGAGGGATACCCTTTTTCAGAAGAGAAAGATCTACATGTAAATGTAGGGAGGTTAATTAAGTTTTTGGTTTTGTGGAGGTCAACTAAGCATAGGTTGTTTGAAAAGATTTTGGAGCTGAGTTATGCCATGGCAGAGGAGGGCTTTTGGACTGAGCAAGATGTGAAGTTTACTGCTGCTTGGCTTCAGGACTTGATTGCTGTTGGGTATCAGCAGCCTAGATTAATGTCATTGGAATTGGATAGACCACGGGCAAGTATTGGCCATGGGGATAGAAGGGAGTTTATCCCTCGAAAGCTGCCATCTGTGCATCTGGGAGTAGAGGAAACAGGGACAGTGAGTTATGAGATTGGCAACTTGATTCGGTGGAGGAAGAATTTTGCGAATATTGTGCTTATTATGTTTTGCGCTGGGCCTGTGGAACGGACTGCTTTGGAATGGAGATTGCTTTATGGGAGGATATTCAAAACTGTGGTTATTTTTTCACAGCAGAAGAATGAGGATCTTGTTGTTGAAGAAGGCAATTTGGATCAATTATACAA GCATCTGCCCAAGATATTTCATCGGTTTAGTAGTGCAGAAGGCTTTCTATTCCTTAAGGATGATACTGTCCTCAATTATTGGAATTTGCTTCAAGCAGACAAGACTAAGCTATGGATTACTGATAAG GTATCACAATCCTGGAGTACCGTGTCTTTTAATGGAAACTCTGATTGGTATGGCAAACAAGCTGAAATGGTAAAAAATGTTGTTGGTTCAATGCCTGTTCACTTCCAAGTAAATTATAAGGACGCTATGAAGAGTGATCAGAGTGTCACAATTTGCAGTTCTGAGATATTCTACATTCCTCACCACTATGTAGCTGACTTTGTAGATCTTGTCAGTCTTGTGGGTGATCTGGAAATCCATCACAAAATTGCCATACCAATGTTCTTTGTTTCAATGGATTCGCCTCAGAATTTTGACTCTGTGCTTAGTACAATGGTATATAAACAGAAGCCACCATCAATTAATTCAACCATTTATTCTGCTCAAGCGCCTGCTGTTCACCCGTGGAATGTGTCAAGTGAACAAGATTTCATAAAGCTGGTAAGAATAATGGCAGAAGGTGACCCTCTCCTAATGGAGTTAGTTTGA